The Nostoc sp. 'Lobaria pulmonaria (5183) cyanobiont' genome window below encodes:
- the kdpA gene encoding potassium-transporting ATPase subunit KdpA codes for MGQGFLQIGLTLCIVIAITPLFGKYIARVFLGERTLLDFLMNPIERSMFVLAGVRRKDDMTGWQYIRAILCCNTIMGISVYFLIYFQRLLPWNPSGFGSPRWDVLLHTTISFVTNTDQQHYAGETTLSYFSQVAALGFLMFTSAATGLAVGIAFIRGLTGRKLGNFYVDIVRGITRILLPISIIGAIALLVAGVPQTLAKTMDVRTLEGGTQYLARGPVASFEMIKLLGENGGGFFGVNSAHPFENPNGASNLIEMLAMISIPAALIYTYGIFANNIKQAWLLFWMVFVIFVVLVGVTAVGELQGNPLVNTAFGLEQPNLEGKEVRFGWAQTAFWAVMTTATMSGAVNGMHDSLMPQGIFSTLFNLFIQVIWGGQGTGTAYLFIYLILTVFLTGLMAGRTPEFFGRKIEKREIVLASVVLLIHPILILIPSAIALAYPISLSGISNSGYHGISQVVYEYASAAANNGSGLEGLEDNSLWWNLSTLVSLIGGRYIPMIAILLLADGMSRKQPVPETPATLRTDSLVFTGIAAGVTLVLGVLTFFPVLALGPIAEGLKLASGS; via the coding sequence ATGGGACAAGGTTTTTTGCAAATTGGCTTAACGCTGTGTATTGTCATAGCAATCACTCCATTATTCGGAAAATACATAGCGCGTGTCTTTTTGGGAGAAAGAACACTGCTTGATTTTTTAATGAACCCCATAGAGCGGAGTATGTTCGTACTTGCGGGTGTTCGCAGAAAAGATGACATGACAGGTTGGCAATATATCCGAGCCATACTCTGTTGTAACACGATCATGGGTATTTCAGTGTATTTTCTGATCTATTTTCAGAGACTCTTGCCCTGGAATCCAAGCGGCTTTGGTTCGCCCAGGTGGGATGTATTGTTGCATACAACGATTTCCTTTGTAACCAATACTGACCAACAACACTACGCAGGTGAGACAACCTTAAGCTATTTTAGCCAGGTAGCGGCTTTAGGCTTTTTGATGTTTACCTCCGCAGCCACCGGTTTAGCCGTAGGAATTGCCTTTATTCGTGGATTGACGGGTAGAAAATTGGGAAATTTTTACGTCGATATTGTCCGTGGAATTACGCGAATATTGCTGCCAATTTCGATTATTGGTGCGATCGCTTTGCTGGTAGCAGGTGTACCACAAACATTAGCTAAGACTATGGATGTGAGAACCTTAGAAGGTGGGACGCAATATCTGGCTAGAGGCCCGGTAGCATCCTTTGAAATGATCAAACTTTTGGGCGAAAACGGCGGTGGTTTTTTTGGCGTAAACTCAGCCCATCCCTTTGAAAATCCCAATGGCGCTTCTAATTTGATAGAAATGCTCGCGATGATTTCTATCCCAGCAGCCTTGATTTACACCTACGGTATATTTGCCAATAACATTAAACAAGCTTGGCTACTTTTTTGGATGGTGTTTGTGATTTTTGTAGTTCTGGTGGGAGTGACAGCCGTAGGAGAACTGCAAGGTAATCCCCTAGTTAATACCGCCTTTGGATTAGAACAACCCAATTTAGAGGGGAAAGAAGTTCGATTTGGTTGGGCACAGACAGCATTTTGGGCAGTGATGACTACCGCTACTATGTCTGGCGCTGTGAATGGGATGCACGATTCTCTGATGCCGCAAGGAATATTTTCGACTCTCTTCAACTTATTTATCCAGGTTATCTGGGGTGGTCAGGGAACTGGAACAGCTTACTTATTTATTTACTTAATTCTCACAGTCTTCCTAACTGGACTCATGGCAGGACGTACCCCAGAGTTTTTCGGACGCAAAATTGAAAAACGGGAAATCGTTCTCGCCAGTGTAGTGCTGTTGATTCACCCAATCCTAATTTTGATTCCCAGTGCGATCGCCTTGGCTTATCCCATCTCCCTATCTGGAATTAGCAACTCTGGCTATCACGGTATTTCTCAAGTAGTTTATGAATATGCCTCAGCAGCAGCAAATAATGGTTCGGGCTTAGAGGGGTTGGAGGATAACAGCCTGTGGTGGAACTTGAGTACTTTAGTTAGCTTAATCGGAGGACGCTACATACCGATGATTGCCATCCTGCTGCTAGCTGACGGGATGTCTCGTAAACAACCAGTACCAGAAACCCCTGCTACTTTAAGAACTGATTCTCTGGTATTCACTGGGATCGCAGCTGGAGTGACGCTGGTTTTGGGAGTATTGACTTTCTTCCCCGTTCTGGCTTTAGGCCCCATAGCTGAGGGTTTGAAACTAGCATCTGGCAGTTAG
- a CDS encoding hybrid sensor histidine kinase/response regulator, whose amino-acid sequence MHFNQTNHQKRNILVVDDTPDNLRLLSAMLTAQGFEVRKALNGKMALTACQMVLPDVILLDINMPGMDGYQVCQQLKADDKTSEVPVIFISALDDVVDKVKAFDVGGVDYIAKPFHGAEVVLRIENQINLRLLQVKLQEKNFLLQQALDNLQASQVQQIQNEKMVALGQLVAGLAHEINNPISFIYGNLQYAGQYVEDLVNIIEVYQQEYPKPTPKIQQIAKDVDLNFIIEDLQNLIGAMYRGSDRIREIVLALQHFSRHDEAEMKRVNIHEDMENTLVMLQHRLREAADRPAIVVVKDYGNLPLVTCYASELNQVFMHLLNNAIDAIDEGVRNQFSTPYSLLPTPQIRIHTEVTDLNLVKIAITDNGVGIEESLRSRLFDPFFTTKPVGKGSGLGLSISYQIIVQKHRGNISCNSSVGEGAEFAIEIPIEQPDISSQFSKSEKGLGTED is encoded by the coding sequence ATGCATTTTAATCAAACTAACCATCAGAAAAGAAATATTTTGGTGGTCGATGATACCCCAGATAATTTGCGGCTTTTATCGGCGATGTTGACTGCACAAGGTTTTGAAGTTCGCAAAGCCTTAAACGGTAAAATGGCACTGACTGCATGTCAAATGGTTTTGCCCGATGTGATTTTGCTGGATATCAATATGCCAGGTATGGATGGCTACCAAGTTTGTCAACAACTAAAAGCTGACGATAAAACTAGTGAAGTCCCAGTAATTTTTATTAGCGCCCTGGATGATGTTGTAGATAAGGTAAAGGCATTTGATGTTGGTGGTGTAGATTATATTGCAAAACCTTTTCATGGGGCAGAAGTGGTGTTGCGAATTGAAAATCAGATTAATTTACGCTTGCTCCAGGTTAAACTGCAAGAAAAAAACTTTTTACTCCAACAGGCTCTTGACAACTTGCAAGCCTCTCAAGTTCAACAAATTCAGAACGAAAAGATGGTGGCACTGGGACAGTTAGTGGCTGGACTGGCTCATGAGATTAATAACCCGATCAGTTTTATTTATGGAAATCTCCAATATGCTGGTCAATATGTGGAAGACCTAGTAAATATAATTGAGGTCTATCAGCAAGAATATCCCAAACCCACACCAAAAATTCAGCAAATAGCCAAAGATGTAGACCTGAATTTTATCATTGAGGATCTGCAAAATCTGATAGGTGCAATGTATAGAGGCTCCGATCGCATCCGGGAAATTGTACTGGCGCTACAACATTTCTCTCGGCATGATGAAGCAGAGATGAAACGGGTAAATATCCATGAAGACATGGAAAATACTTTAGTGATGTTACAACATCGGCTCAGAGAAGCAGCAGATCGTCCGGCAATTGTTGTAGTGAAAGATTATGGTAATTTGCCCTTAGTCACTTGTTATGCAAGCGAACTAAATCAAGTATTTATGCATTTATTGAATAATGCTATTGATGCAATAGATGAGGGAGTGAGGAATCAATTTTCTACTCCCTACTCACTCCTCCCTACTCCCCAAATTCGGATTCATACAGAGGTAACAGACTTGAATTTAGTCAAAATTGCGATCACTGATAATGGTGTTGGTATTGAAGAGTCGTTGCGATCGCGTTTATTTGACCCATTTTTTACCACGAAACCTGTGGGCAAAGGTAGTGGGCTAGGATTATCTATTAGCTATCAGATTATCGTCCAAAAACACCGAGGAAATATTAGCTGTAACTCATCTGTTGGCGAAGGAGCAGAGTTTGCGATCGAAATTCCTATAGAGCAGCCTGATATCTCATCGCAATTTTCAAAATCGGAAAAGGGATTAGGGACTGAGGATTAG
- a CDS encoding response regulator transcription factor encodes MTKILLVEDDELFRLGLRMRLQQETSLEIVAEAEDGEQAVELANHYPLDLVLLDIGLPGIGGIEACRQIKQKHPNLPILVLTSRSEKPLISRLIAAGAQGYCLKGIPAESLILAVRSVAAGASWWDQTATTEIRAAFEGNSMAVQSAKTEESLENPLTKREQEILALVAAGKSNQEIAEILYIAPGTVRVHVHAILQKLEVRDRTQAAVLAIQKGLVAPELLIN; translated from the coding sequence ATGACAAAAATCTTACTAGTTGAAGATGATGAATTATTTCGGCTTGGTCTGCGGATGCGGTTGCAACAAGAAACCAGTTTGGAGATTGTTGCAGAAGCAGAAGATGGGGAACAAGCTGTAGAATTAGCAAATCACTATCCTCTGGATTTGGTCTTGCTGGATATAGGTTTACCGGGTATTGGCGGGATTGAGGCTTGTCGCCAAATCAAGCAGAAGCACCCAAATTTACCAATTCTCGTTTTAACGTCTCGTTCTGAAAAACCCCTGATTTCGCGGTTAATTGCTGCTGGGGCGCAAGGTTACTGCCTTAAAGGTATTCCGGCTGAGTCTTTGATATTAGCAGTGCGATCGGTTGCTGCGGGCGCTTCTTGGTGGGATCAAACGGCAACAACTGAAATTAGAGCCGCTTTTGAGGGCAATTCGATGGCGGTGCAGTCTGCAAAAACTGAGGAATCTTTAGAAAATCCTTTAACGAAGCGGGAGCAAGAAATTTTGGCACTGGTAGCAGCTGGCAAAAGCAATCAAGAAATTGCTGAAATTCTCTACATTGCCCCTGGTACAGTGCGGGTTCATGTCCATGCTATTTTACAGAAACTAGAAGTACGCGATCGCACTCAAGCCGCAGTCTTAGCTATCCAAAAAGGATTGGTAGCACCAGAATTGTTGATTAATTAG
- a CDS encoding ATP-binding protein yields MLSKLQPVKSFNRLVGKVYAKMPLRYVLIVPFILQICGAVGLVGYISYQNGQKAVRELATQLENEICDRIEQHLDRYLTTPKQINQINLDAIELGLLNLSDFQTTGNYFWKQMQVFNVGYNSFANPKGEFIGVERLDNGQILINEVSDKHSIGKLYVYPTDNQGNRRHLQEVKNYDPRVEAWYADPVKVGKRVWSQIYQWEDKPEVLSISSSYPVYDKNRKFVGVISVDLLLSQIGKFLAKLKIKESGKTFILERSGLLVASSTSEPPYTIVNGKGKRLSALDSQNSLIKLTTKSLIERFGSLKFVVGKQQLSFTADGMRYFVQVKSWKDELGLDWLIVAVIPEGEFMEQINANTRITILLCIVAFLVATRIGILTARWVIKPILQLNRSAKKIAQGEWEQIPNIQRSDELGELAKSFETMAKQLQASFSALEAKNAQMQVLNEALSHNQSQLTQFLEAMPVGVFIIDAEGEPYYTNQIGQQILGQGAIAEVSTEELSEIYQAYLAGTDQLYPSDRLPILRALQGESTRVDDMEIRCCGNITRIEVLGKPIYDESGNVAFAIATFFDITQRKQTEKLLAEYNRTLEAQVKKRTEEFQQVIEQLQTTQEELIQSQKIAAQEQQAAVREAARSAAANLAKSEFLANMSHELRTPLNAILGFTQVMSRDYLLSSEHQENLAIINRAGEHLLKLINDILEMSKIEAGKITLNCSSFDLIHLLKNLEEMLHLRAASKNLELLFEYAPDIPKYIETDENKLCQVLLNLLGNAIKFTDQGRVTLRVRLGAGEQQSRGAGEQGEQNLSYPSLLFFEVQDTGCGITPQELDLLFEAFEQTEIGRKFQQGTGLGLAISRKYVQLMAGDITVSTMPGVGSTFAFNVQIALTCPREIPINQIKSQIRALAPSEKVYRILVVDDSTESRILLVKILTSLGFEVNEATDGSEAIANWESWQPHLIFMDMRMPVMDGYEATRIIKAREIGHGTANTSRRFPKLKQLVSSASQYLAEELTDSGEGEVMKVVRKESSTPETTGVIENDASGASTLRSRMPPALAPPYDFSRTMPDSSNTNTIIIALTASAFEEERQKILSIGCDDFIRKPFKQEVLLEKLSKHLGLKYTNQVETTNTVVVDQATQIFVSVAELLGDLSKMSPEWLQQVHYAAASCSDELILELLKQITSDNAQVFQVLRDLANNYQFEKIMELTTTNLE; encoded by the coding sequence ATGTTATCCAAACTTCAGCCCGTCAAATCATTTAATCGCTTAGTTGGCAAAGTTTATGCCAAGATGCCCCTGAGATATGTTCTGATTGTGCCCTTTATCTTGCAAATTTGTGGTGCGGTGGGACTTGTGGGCTATATTTCGTATCAAAACGGCCAAAAAGCGGTAAGGGAGCTTGCTACTCAATTAGAAAATGAAATCTGCGATCGCATTGAACAGCATCTTGATCGCTATTTAACAACCCCGAAGCAAATCAATCAAATAAACTTAGATGCGATTGAGCTAGGTTTGCTTAACCTTTCGGACTTTCAAACCACCGGCAATTACTTTTGGAAACAAATGCAGGTTTTCAATGTTGGTTACAACAGCTTTGCCAATCCCAAAGGTGAATTTATCGGTGTTGAGCGTCTAGATAATGGCCAGATCTTAATTAATGAAGTTAGCGACAAGCATAGTATAGGCAAACTTTATGTTTATCCTACAGACAACCAAGGAAATCGCCGCCATTTACAGGAAGTCAAAAATTACGATCCTCGCGTAGAAGCTTGGTATGCAGATCCAGTCAAAGTAGGCAAACGAGTTTGGAGTCAAATTTATCAATGGGAAGATAAACCAGAAGTTTTATCCATATCTTCCAGCTATCCTGTTTACGATAAAAATCGCAAATTCGTTGGGGTGATTAGTGTTGATTTGCTTTTATCACAAATTGGCAAGTTTTTAGCTAAGTTAAAGATCAAAGAGTCAGGTAAAACTTTTATTTTAGAGCGTTCTGGGTTATTAGTGGCTTCTTCTACTAGCGAGCCACCATATACAATCGTTAATGGTAAAGGAAAACGTCTATCAGCATTAGATAGTCAAAATTCTTTAATTAAACTCACAACAAAGTCTTTGATCGAACGCTTTGGTAGTCTTAAGTTTGTTGTGGGGAAGCAACAGCTAAGTTTTACCGCCGATGGAATGCGTTATTTTGTGCAGGTAAAAAGCTGGAAGGATGAACTGGGTTTAGATTGGCTAATTGTGGCGGTGATTCCCGAAGGCGAATTTATGGAGCAAATTAATGCCAACACCCGCATTACTATTTTGCTGTGCATAGTTGCTTTTTTAGTGGCTACAAGAATTGGAATTTTGACTGCTCGTTGGGTAATTAAGCCGATTTTACAATTAAACAGATCGGCGAAGAAAATTGCTCAAGGTGAATGGGAGCAAATACCAAACATTCAGCGTTCCGATGAACTGGGAGAACTAGCCAAATCATTTGAAACTATGGCAAAGCAACTCCAGGCATCCTTTAGTGCTTTAGAAGCAAAGAATGCCCAGATGCAAGTTTTAAATGAGGCGCTATCTCATAATCAGAGTCAGCTAACTCAATTTTTAGAAGCCATGCCAGTAGGTGTATTTATCATCGATGCTGAAGGTGAACCTTATTATACAAATCAGATTGGGCAGCAAATTCTCGGTCAAGGAGCAATCGCAGAAGTTAGCACCGAAGAATTATCAGAGATATATCAAGCTTACCTTGCCGGGACAGATCAACTTTACCCCAGCGATCGCCTGCCGATTTTGAGAGCATTACAAGGGGAAAGCACCAGGGTTGATGATATGGAAATTCGCTGTTGTGGCAATATTACTCGCATTGAGGTTTTAGGAAAGCCAATTTATGATGAATCAGGGAATGTGGCTTTTGCGATCGCCACATTTTTTGATATTACCCAACGCAAACAAACAGAAAAGTTATTAGCAGAATACAATCGCACCTTAGAGGCTCAAGTAAAAAAACGTACTGAAGAGTTCCAGCAAGTTATCGAGCAACTGCAAACCACCCAAGAAGAACTGATTCAATCGCAAAAAATTGCTGCACAGGAACAACAAGCAGCCGTTCGAGAAGCGGCGCGAAGTGCTGCCGCCAACCTCGCCAAAAGCGAATTCCTTGCTAACATGAGCCACGAACTGCGTACCCCACTCAATGCCATTCTTGGTTTCACACAAGTTATGAGTCGAGATTATTTGCTATCTAGCGAACATCAAGAAAACTTGGCAATAATTAATCGTGCTGGCGAACATCTACTCAAATTAATTAACGACATTCTAGAAATGTCTAAAATCGAAGCTGGCAAAATCACCTTAAATTGCAGCAGCTTTGACTTAATTCATTTGTTGAAGAACTTAGAAGAGATGTTGCACTTGCGTGCTGCATCTAAAAATTTAGAATTACTGTTTGAATATGCGCCAGATATTCCTAAATACATAGAAACAGACGAAAATAAACTGTGTCAAGTATTGCTTAACCTCTTGGGAAATGCGATCAAATTTACCGATCAAGGGAGGGTGACGCTACGGGTGAGACTGGGGGCTGGTGAGCAGCAGAGCAGAGGAGCAGGGGAGCAGGGGGAGCAAAATCTTTCTTATCCCTCTCTTCTTTTTTTCGAGGTACAAGATACTGGCTGTGGTATTACCCCACAAGAACTTGACTTGCTGTTTGAAGCTTTTGAACAAACCGAAATCGGCAGAAAATTTCAACAAGGGACGGGACTGGGTTTAGCGATTAGCCGTAAATACGTGCAACTGATGGCAGGAGATATTACTGTCAGCACAATGCCTGGTGTCGGTAGTACATTTGCCTTTAACGTTCAGATTGCTCTAACTTGCCCCAGAGAAATCCCGATAAACCAAATTAAATCACAAATTAGAGCTTTAGCACCTAGTGAAAAAGTATACCGCATCCTAGTAGTTGACGACTCCACAGAAAGCCGTATCTTGTTAGTTAAAATTCTCACATCTCTAGGTTTTGAAGTTAACGAGGCTACAGATGGTAGTGAAGCGATCGCTAATTGGGAATCTTGGCAACCACACCTGATTTTTATGGATATGCGAATGCCAGTCATGGACGGTTACGAAGCCACAAGAATTATTAAAGCTAGAGAAATCGGGCATGGGACAGCCAATACGTCGCGCAGGTTCCCAAAATTGAAACAACTGGTGTCATCGGCGAGCCAGTACCTTGCAGAAGAGTTAACCGATTCAGGCGAGGGTGAGGTTATGAAAGTTGTCCGCAAAGAGTCTTCCACACCAGAAACAACTGGTGTGATAGAAAATGATGCTTCTGGTGCGTCCACTTTGCGATCGCGGATGCCACCAGCCTTGGCTCCCCCTTACGACTTCTCTAGAACAATGCCGGATAGCTCCAATACAAATACAATCATTATTGCCCTAACTGCTAGCGCCTTTGAAGAAGAACGCCAGAAAATTTTGTCCATTGGCTGTGATGATTTTATTCGCAAGCCATTCAAACAGGAAGTATTATTGGAAAAACTGAGCAAACATCTGGGTTTAAAATATACCAATCAAGTAGAAACCACAAACACAGTAGTTGTCGATCAAGCTACACAGATTTTTGTCAGTGTTGCCGAACTCCTGGGCGATTTATCAAAAATGTCACCTGAGTGGCTCCAACAGGTTCACTATGCCGCAGCTAGCTGTAGCGATGAACTGATTTTAGAGTTACTCAAGCAAATTACATCAGATAATGCTCAAGTTTTCCAAGTTCTCAGGGATTTAGCAAATAACTACCAGTTTGAGAAAATTATGGAATTGACTACAACAAACTTAGAATGA
- a CDS encoding sensor histidine kinase: MLSRLLTMKEAINERGKTYGLIAIAFAIVIILEYLTPPEYVFGYLYTGTILLADSRLNRGAVLGITVAATGLTLLNLFVPGGEIINSPTLANRLIAVLALLVTGWLSDACGGLRQRNHRNEEAIAYTQAQLRSQEQLAIMREDFVSTLTHDLKTPLLGAIETLKYFQNEQFGEITHMQAKVLQTMARSHQSTLQLVQTLLDVYRNDAEGLKLQISPVNLVTVAEEIIATLTELAKTRQVYISLHYGESDFRSFLWVNGDSLQLGRVFSNLLSNGINHTPRGGKVEVVFEGYSSDQVVKILDTGSGITEKELPHLFERFYQGNSDRHVSGSGLGLYLTRQIITAHGGTIWAENRSPRGALFGFRLPACPPPGS; this comes from the coding sequence ATGTTAAGTCGATTATTGACTATGAAAGAAGCTATAAATGAGCGTGGAAAGACCTATGGGCTAATAGCGATCGCCTTTGCGATCGTGATAATCCTAGAATATTTGACACCCCCTGAATACGTATTTGGCTATCTCTACACAGGGACGATTTTACTAGCAGATTCTCGATTGAATCGGGGAGCAGTTTTGGGGATCACTGTTGCAGCGACAGGATTAACATTGTTGAATTTGTTTGTTCCCGGAGGAGAAATAATTAATTCTCCAACGTTGGCAAATAGGTTGATTGCAGTGTTGGCGTTGTTGGTAACAGGTTGGTTAAGCGATGCCTGCGGCGGGCTTCGCCAACGCAACCACCGCAATGAAGAAGCGATCGCTTATACCCAAGCACAATTACGCTCCCAAGAACAACTGGCTATCATGCGTGAAGATTTTGTTTCTACCCTAACGCATGATTTGAAAACACCCCTATTAGGAGCAATTGAAACTCTGAAATATTTTCAAAATGAGCAATTTGGTGAAATCACGCACATGCAGGCAAAGGTTTTACAAACAATGGCTCGTAGTCATCAGAGTACATTGCAACTAGTCCAAACACTTTTAGATGTGTACCGCAATGATGCCGAAGGGTTGAAACTACAGATATCACCAGTTAACTTGGTGACAGTGGCAGAGGAGATTATCGCTACCCTAACTGAACTAGCGAAAACACGTCAGGTTTATATTTCTCTGCATTATGGCGAATCAGATTTTCGCAGCTTTCTCTGGGTAAATGGCGATTCTTTGCAACTTGGGCGAGTTTTCAGCAATCTCCTGAGTAATGGCATTAACCATACCCCTCGTGGCGGTAAAGTGGAAGTAGTATTTGAAGGTTATTCTAGCGATCAAGTGGTAAAAATACTCGATACTGGTTCCGGCATTACCGAAAAAGAGTTACCTCACTTATTTGAGAGATTTTATCAAGGAAATAGCGATCGCCACGTCTCCGGCTCTGGGCTAGGACTTTATTTGACCAGGCAAATTATTACTGCTCATGGGGGTACAATTTGGGCAGAGAATCGCTCACCACGCGGCGCACTGTTTGGTTTCCGACTCCCGGCTTGTCCACCACCGGGGAGTTGA
- a CDS encoding GGDEF/EAL domain-containing response regulator, producing the protein MNYDHLNPNKQDILIVDDMADNLRVLSSILTREGYNVRKALNWQMALTATQTLLPDLILLDIMMPEVDGYEICQTFKAWELTADIPIIFISALDDVFDKVKAFKVGGVDYITKPFEFQEVLVRVQNQLALRSARLEILKLNAELEDRVKQRTGELEETLQKLQQEIDSRQQLQSQLLDIALHDSLTGLSNRVFFIRRLENALNRAKQESSYQFAVLFLDCDRFKVINDSLGHPVGDELLIAIAHRLQACLIPVDTLARLGGDEFGILLENITDINIAIEVAERILQQLSLAFQLSRYEVFMNASIGIRWGNKDYDRPEYLLRDADTAMYRAKAEGRAKYHVFNPAMHQEAIQLLELENDLRRAVERQEFLVYYQPIISLATGRISGFEALVRWQHPIRGLVSPIEFIPVAEETGLINAINTWVLQSACHQLSIWQHYPVTLEPLTMSVNLSARLFLQPNLVEQIDRIIYENKINPAYLELEITESVIMENTDAIKIILQQLKQRKIKLIMDDFGTGYSSLSYLHSFPLNALKIDKSFVKRMQENKENMGLVPAMIGIANSMGMSAIAEGVETQEQLAQLRSLNCNFAQGYLFSKPIEQQLALELLTSAPQW; encoded by the coding sequence ATGAATTACGATCATTTAAACCCTAATAAACAAGATATTTTGATCGTTGATGATATGGCGGATAACCTTCGGGTTTTATCCTCCATATTGACAAGGGAAGGGTATAACGTTCGTAAAGCTTTGAACTGGCAAATGGCATTGACAGCAACTCAAACATTATTACCTGATTTAATTCTACTCGATATCATGATGCCAGAAGTAGATGGGTATGAAATTTGCCAGACCTTTAAAGCTTGGGAGCTAACAGCCGATATTCCAATAATTTTTATTAGCGCTTTAGATGATGTTTTTGACAAAGTTAAAGCCTTTAAAGTGGGTGGTGTAGACTACATCACCAAACCTTTTGAGTTTCAAGAAGTTTTAGTGCGCGTGCAAAATCAACTGGCATTGAGATCGGCGCGATTAGAAATATTGAAACTAAATGCTGAACTTGAAGATCGGGTAAAACAGCGGACTGGGGAGCTAGAAGAAACTCTCCAAAAACTCCAGCAAGAAATCGATTCCCGCCAGCAATTGCAAAGTCAACTGCTAGATATAGCACTGCATGATTCCCTAACTGGATTATCAAACCGAGTTTTTTTTATTAGGCGACTAGAAAATGCTCTCAATCGGGCGAAGCAAGAATCTAGTTATCAGTTTGCAGTACTTTTTTTGGACTGCGATCGCTTCAAAGTTATTAATGATTCTCTTGGTCATCCGGTGGGAGATGAATTGCTGATAGCCATTGCTCACCGCCTACAAGCATGTCTAATACCTGTTGATACTTTAGCACGACTAGGCGGGGATGAATTTGGAATTCTTTTAGAAAATATCACAGATATCAATATAGCAATCGAAGTTGCAGAAAGGATTTTGCAACAGTTATCACTTGCTTTTCAATTGTCAAGATATGAAGTTTTTATGAATGCCAGTATTGGTATTCGTTGGGGCAATAAAGATTACGATCGCCCAGAGTATTTGCTGCGGGATGCTGATACGGCAATGTATCGAGCTAAGGCTGAAGGAAGAGCCAAATATCACGTTTTTAATCCAGCGATGCATCAGGAAGCTATTCAGCTTTTAGAGTTAGAAAATGACCTGCGGAGGGCTGTTGAAAGGCAAGAATTCCTCGTTTACTATCAGCCAATTATTTCTCTGGCTACAGGCAGAATTTCTGGATTTGAAGCCTTGGTGCGCTGGCAACATCCGATTCGTGGTTTGGTTTCTCCCATAGAATTTATTCCTGTGGCCGAAGAAACGGGTTTGATTAATGCCATCAATACTTGGGTATTACAGTCAGCTTGTCATCAATTAAGCATCTGGCAACATTATCCAGTGACGCTAGAACCTCTAACGATGAGTGTCAATTTGAGTGCAAGGTTATTTTTACAGCCGAATTTGGTAGAACAAATTGACCGAATAATTTATGAAAATAAAATAAATCCGGCATATTTAGAATTAGAAATTACCGAAAGTGTAATCATGGAAAATACAGATGCAATAAAAATAATTCTTCAACAACTAAAGCAGCGAAAAATCAAGTTGATTATGGATGACTTTGGTACAGGATATTCCTCTTTGAGTTACCTGCACAGCTTTCCTTTAAATGCACTCAAAATTGATAAATCCTTCGTCAAACGGATGCAGGAGAACAAAGAGAATATGGGGTTAGTACCAGCAATGATTGGCATTGCCAACTCAATGGGGATGAGTGCGATCGCTGAAGGTGTCGAAACACAAGAACAGTTAGCCCAATTGAGAAGTTTAAACTGTAATTTTGCTCAAGGATATTTATTTTCTAAACCCATAGAACAACAACTGGCTCTTGAGTTGCTCACTTCAGCACCTCAATGGTAG